The genomic window AAATGTTGGATAGTTCATTATTGTCATAAATACAACAAAGAGTGCTCCCTTACCAATTAGTACGCTTTACTAGACTATATTTTGTCAAATAACCACTATACCTAATAAAAGATCTTAATCCTTGAAGGTATTTTAGATGAGTCGCTTTAACACGGTCACTATTATATCCTCTTTTCCAAttttaacatggtccctcttacctcctcttttcacacggaaggtaagaaggtaagagttacTCGGACCCACTATTTAAGGAAATCAACAGCCCAGATCTATTATAGTGTACTCTTATATCTCATATGAAAGAGGAggtaagagggaccatgttaaaaCTGCTCTCTAATTTTATCACAATCCTCTGGATATGCAACATGTCCCAAAGAATAGTGACACATATTATACAAGATTAagcaatactccctccattcctaaatatttgtctttcatgtggtttgcaatggactaccacattcggatgtatatagacattttttacaatgtagattcattcattttgcttcgtatgtagtcatttgttgaaatctttagaaagacaaatatttaggaacagaggaagtatttAGTAATACTCCACACACTAATGAGGGTACGCGTCAGCCAGAAAAGTCTATGGAGTTTCATTTCGGGATATGCTCCATTCTCTATTTGTCTTCAACTCTTCATACAGAAACAACTAACAAATTCCTTTTTGTGTAGATTTAACTTGACAATTTTATGCATGAGGCATTTGAACTTCTTAGCTTAGAAAATGTTAAGATCCCTTACAATTTCGGTCTGTGTCCGCCCCTGATCTGGAGGCGGCCGGGTGAAAAGCAACTGCTAGAGCAGTGACAGAGGATGGTTCTAGAATACAATATAGTGCCCGTGATGTATATCAAATAGTGAGCCAGAAATAATTTTTTGCGTCACATATCCATACTTTGTACTCTCTATTACTGTATATACATAGTATAGCTTCCTAATCGATGTTCTTTTGCCAAAACTCGGTTGTAATGCACCAAATCTGGCTCTCACAGTGATGTACGAATTTGTTATAGTTTTGTTCTTTGTTCTAGATCTAGTATGTACGAGAAAGATAgggatagagatagagagagagagaaggagtttACTGTTGAGGTCACCGTGATGGAACTGCTCCATGATGTCGTAGTCGTGGAAGTGTGCGCTGCAGTTGCACGAGCCGCCGTCAACCGCGGCCTCGGCCATCCTCTGGAACGGGCACAGCCTCTGCGCCTCCTGGAAGGCCAGCGCGATGCAAGCGCCGCAGTCCGGCGACTTGGCATCCGGGTGCCATGAGCAGTCGGCGGAGGCCACAATCCGGTTGGGGCTCTCGCCGGCGTCGTCGACGTAAGAGCGCCCGCACGCGCCGGCGTCGTCGACGTAAAAGCGCCCGTCCGCGCCGGCGTCGTCGCGGTAGGAGTCCCTGTAATAACAGGAGCCGCTGGATTCCGCGTTCGCCTTGGCGGGAATGGTGGTGACGAGATGGCGCAGGGAGGCCTCGTACGCGCTGCCCGGAGCGTACGTGCCCATGTCGTAGGTGCCCCCGCGCATGACGACGCCGCACTCGTGACTGGGCGTGAGGGCCAAGCCGTAGTCAGCGGCGGGCGAGCAGCAATCGGTTCCGGCGGCTAGCGCCGGGAGGAGCGATGCGAGCAGGATGAGGACCGAGGCGGTGGCCATGGCCGGAGAAAGACAAGTACTACTGTATTTGGGTTCGATTAACGGGAGGATGGTGCTCTGATCTGGCGAGGTTAGACAGTGTATATATTGTGGATTAGCTGAGCTCTTAACTAAGAGTGATTATCGACCGTTGACTACGAGCTACCGTCTATCGAGGAGTCAACATCTGCTAGCTGCAAAATATTGGTAGATCGGCTCTCAAGTAACATGTTCCGAGTTGCCCACTATTCAGTACGTAAAGTAGTTTTATACGGAATCTGAAGATACGTTGGCAAACATGACCTGGCGCTAATCTTTGACTTCTGACCAGTGGCACTACCAATGATTTGCGCTACCTGACTCTTGGCATCTCCAATGTTAACCCGCAAATTTGTTTTGGCATCCATCCGCGGATAGTAAAGACTAGTCAGACAAAATTCATGCAGCAACTGGCCGGATGAAATCTAGCGGCTCCACTGATGCGTGAGCCGGCCATCCAACACTACATGTGTACATTTCAACCGCTgtatgaactaaccggacaaaattcatgcaaaaacTGCGTATTGATATAAACCGGACGAGATCATCACACTTCGGACATACTTCAACTAAAAGCGAAAGCCGGTCCAACTCTGGAGGTATAATTTCGCCTCCGTGGCCTCCACCTCGGCCTCCACCATATCTTCCTTATGTCCGCCTGCACCGCTCATCGGAGTGGCCATGCTTCAACCGGAGGGGAAGAGTGGCTCCTTCGCTTCCGTGAAGCCGAGGCGGGGGTTGATGATGACCTGCGCTGAACCGGGCAAGACATCGGTTGTGTATGCCGGCAACGCGGTTGTGGTGGCCATCGTAGGACAAAAGAGGCGGCTGCCTCTCATGGTCTACTTTTCCTCGATGTCGGCGGCAATCGCGGACGTGTTGGCCGCCTCCGTCGGTAGGGCACGGTTACGCCAACGATTGCGGCGACTAGCACGGCCAAAGGCGCGGGAGAGCGTGACGACACAGCGACATCCATTGCGGCCACAGTGCCCGTGCCACCGTGCTCCCCCGCGTGCTGGCGTGGAGCAACTGACCACTCCTCTTCAAGCTGGGTTGGAGCGCAGCTTCAATGCTGGTgtcagtgagaggtcgtgtccgctctgggtCAGCGTTAATGCGGAGAGGCTGCTCTACAGCGGCAAGAATGCGGACAGCTGGCGTTGGGCAGGAATGCATGCGGGCGAGGGAGGAGGGTTTTCGGTGGGCTAGGGTAGTCAGGAGTGGGCGTGGCAGCGGTTCGGNNNNNNNNNNNNNNNNNNNNNNNNNNNNNNNNNNNNNNNNNNNNNNNNNNNNNNNNNNNNNNNNNNNNNNNNNNNNNNNNNNNNNNNNNNNNNNNNNNNNNNNNNNNNNNNNNNNNNNNNNNNNNNNNNNNNNNNNNNNNNNNNNNNNNNNNNNNNNNNNNNNNNNNNNNNNNNNNNNNNNNNNNNNNNNNNNNNNNNNNNNNNNNNNNNNNNNNNNNNNNNNNNNNNNNNNNNNNNNNNNNNNNNNNNNNNNNNNNNNNNNNNNNNNNNNNNNNNNNNNNNGGTTGCAAGAAAAAACACGCATGTACCGCCAAGTGGACTGATACAGAGCCATGTTAGATGACACAACACCTCCGTACCGTGCGGTCCAAAAATATATGAACGGTTTAAGGGTACCAATGGTTGGCTGGGTACATTTTTTTTAGCGGTGATACGGGATGCTGAAGGAAAGTTTCAGCTACACAATTTAAATTCATTCCCTATGTAGCTGATGTGATTAACGCGGAGACAATGACAATGCGTGATGAACTGGCGTTTGCTAACTCCTTAGATATGCCTCGGGTAGAAGGGGAATCGGACTCTGACTATCATTGATGAGTGTATGGGACACACAACAGGGTGGAATACAAATTCAATAATTTTCGCAGAATGTATGAATATTTCTTCTTCAATTAGAAATGTTGAATTTAGACATTGCTATCGTTCATGTAATGAAGCGACGTACGTGCTAGCTAACTACTCTTGTATTATAAGATTACTTGTAATACAAGATTACTTGTAGTTAGAAGGGCCAGCCTCCCGACTGTCTTGCCTTCAAACTGGTGGATGATATAATTCCTATTTAAATTAATAAAGTTTGTTATGATGGCCTTTTTCTTAAAAAAGTGCACTTCTCTCCGTTCTATAATGTAAAAAGTTTTTTAAACTATGTTAGCTTGCAGAAACGCCTTACATTATGGCATGAAGAAAGTAGTACATATCTATGGTAGGTGCTACCGAGAGTAGATTTCTTGCTCCCCAGCTCTGTTTTTGAAAATCCAAAAATCATACTTTAAAATTTCAAAGGAATCTGAAATATACACCTGAAAAATGAGATGTAAACTATATTTCTTTAAAGTTTTAGGATTAAGTACATTGTGGTGTGAGCTGTATAAAAGAAAATCATAGACTTTTACAGCAAATAGTACCTGTGCTAgaaagatatgatttttttaagCTTGAACCACAAAGTATTTCTTCATGAAAATTTAAGGGGCGTGGCACATATCCCTACGTTCTTGTGTACGGCGGAGCAGGTAGCAGCGGTACGGCCACACAGACCGGAGGgtgagggcggcgggaggaggagcggCGCCGGTTGCACTATACGGAGCAGCGGGCCTACCGGTGCTAGGATtggattttttttttgagagagagaggcTAGAATTGGAAATGAATGATCGAGAAATGAGAAGAGGGGAAGCAattaattaacgagcgctccttcgggagcctcgcaacgatcagcgccacttggcgcgctcacagccattcgccacgtgtcgcgctctgggcactCCCATccgattttgttttttatttttacgcACGGGTTTTCGGCTTTTTATaaggttttttttttgtttttttgacgttttggttttctaccggtcttccctagcttttcgaccaaaaaaatgtttcgaaaaaaaaattattttgtgcaaAAAATGCCtttttttcgtgagaggcacggttttgcttccgccagacgcacgattgtgctttcgcgagaggcacgggcgtgcctctttcagaaaggaaaaaaaacacgttttctgtttttttcttctttcgcgagaggcacggttttgctttcgccagaggcacggttgtgctttcgcgagaggcacgggcgtgcctctttcggaaagaaaaaaacgtgttttttgtttttttttctttcgcgagaggNNNNNNNNNNNNNNNNNNNNNNNNNNNNNNNNNNNNNNNNNNNNNNNNNNNNNNNNNNNNNNNNNNNNNNNNNNNNNNNNNNNNNNNNNNNNNNNNNNNNNNNNNNNNNNNNNNNNNNNNNNNNNNNNNNNNNNNNNNNNNNNNNNNNNNNNNNNNNNNNNNNNNNNNNNNNNNNNNNNNNNNNNNNNNNNNNNNNNNNNNNNNNNNNAAagggaaaaaacacgttttttgtttttttttctttcgcgagaggcacggttttgcttccgccagaggtacggttgtgctttcgcgagaggcacgggcatgcctcttttggaaaaggaaaaaaaacgtgtttttttttctttcgcgagaggcacgattttgcttccgccagaggcacggttgtactttcgtcaaaggcacgggcgtgcctctttcggaaagggaaaaaaacccgTGTTTCTGGTTCGGTTTTTTcttccggttttttcgtgaaaaaaagttcatcaaaatctatcaacatgggatctagttttgaagatctcgacgcgaggaatgcaatggcgaaagcggttcgagatttggacgcacggtttaagagataaaacattttgaataaacggatctaagAAAAAGGGAAAACTCTGCGATTGCGACAGGTGGCGCACATGcaacgcgccacttgtcgcaatctg from Triticum aestivum cultivar Chinese Spring chromosome 3B, IWGSC CS RefSeq v2.1, whole genome shotgun sequence includes these protein-coding regions:
- the LOC123071880 gene encoding uncharacterized protein isoform X1 codes for the protein MATASVLILLASLLPALAAGTDCCSPAADYGLALTPSHECGVVMRGGTYDMGTYAPGSAYEASLRHLVTTIPAKANAESSGSCYYRDSYRDDAGADGRFYVDDAGACGRSYVDDAGESPNRIVASADCSWHPDAKSPDCGACIALAFQEAQRLCPFQRMAEAAVDGGSCNCSAHFHDYDIMEQFHHGDLNSDPRWAPDQVMGIVAENEENNTRMRWACRILETTVMEILANLGWISSRRICA
- the LOC123071880 gene encoding uncharacterized protein isoform X2; the protein is MATASVLILLASLLPALAAGTDCCSPAADYGLALTPSHECGVVMRGGTYDMGTYAPGSAYEASLRHLVTTIPAKANAESSGSCYYRDSYRDDAGADGRFYVDDAGACGRSYVDDAGESPNRIVASADCSWHPDAKSPDCGACIALAFQEAQRLCPFQRMAEAAVDGGSCNCSAHFHDYDIMEQFHHGDPRWAPDQVMGIVAENEENNTRMRWACRILETTVMEILANLGWISSRRICA